Proteins encoded by one window of Sediminicoccus rosea:
- a CDS encoding SCO family protein, whose translation MLRIIRFSSIFLLALVAGIWAYAWVSKSPQETLGEAFANRLAGVFGQEMTAPTASGGGMQLPAGMSLGGPFELVNQAGRTVTERDYAGRWLLVYFGFTYCPDICPTELGTIAAALDSLGPQGEQVTPVLITIDPQRDTPAQLADYVSRFHPRMEGLTGTPEQIAAAARRYRVYYARVQRPDMTDYVMDHSSFIYLVGPDARVRALFRPETSPEAIAAAVQAQLRAPRNPGS comes from the coding sequence ATGCTTCGCATCATCCGCTTTTCCAGCATCTTCCTCCTGGCGCTCGTCGCCGGCATCTGGGCCTATGCCTGGGTGAGCAAATCCCCCCAGGAAACCCTGGGCGAGGCCTTCGCCAACCGGCTGGCCGGCGTCTTCGGCCAGGAGATGACGGCGCCCACCGCCAGCGGCGGCGGCATGCAGCTCCCCGCCGGCATGTCCCTCGGCGGGCCCTTCGAGCTGGTGAACCAGGCGGGCCGCACCGTCACCGAGCGCGACTATGCCGGACGCTGGCTGCTGGTCTATTTCGGCTTCACCTATTGCCCCGACATCTGCCCGACCGAGCTCGGCACCATCGCGGCCGCCCTCGATTCGCTCGGCCCCCAGGGCGAGCAGGTGACGCCGGTTCTCATCACCATCGATCCGCAGCGCGACACGCCGGCCCAGCTGGCGGACTACGTTTCCCGCTTCCATCCGCGCATGGAGGGCCTGACCGGCACGCCCGAGCAGATCGCCGCCGCCGCGCGCCGCTACCGCGTCTATTACGCCCGCGTGCAGCGCCCCGACATGACGGACTACGTCATGGACCACTCCAGCTTCATCTATCTCGTCGGCCCGGATGCGAGGGTGCGCGCGCTGTTCCGCCCGGAAACCAGCCCCGAGGCCATCGCCGCGGCGGTCCAGGCGCAGCTCCGCGCGCCGCGAAACCCCGGCTCGTGA
- a CDS encoding mandelate racemase/muconate lactonizing enzyme family protein, with protein MRIAAVEFLGVNVTPKTNWSFLLLRTESGLTGTGECTLSDHEAGLAAEAARLAARLTGEDAASRNRLARLLPHAPGGLVTHSLVSALEQALWDLAGQEAGRPIHAMLGGALRPAVPLYANINRGADPRTPEGFATAARRAVAAGFRAVKLAPFEPMVWEDAANPGQRAAYAEGLARIAAVREAVGPDLNVMVDAHWRFSPGGAAGLIRDLAPLNLFWLECPVAEANHAEIRRLRGLANERGMRLAGAETLAGLAAYRTVIEAGCYDVLMPDIKYAGGHEEIRRIAALAQTAGIEIAPHNPTGPICHGHSVQLCATLPNLLPLEVQFGETERFFTMTTGADQRFLQGAAPLPAAPGLGLALDEAGARATPWQPMARPWLDPRLG; from the coding sequence ATGCGGATCGCCGCCGTCGAGTTCCTCGGCGTGAATGTCACGCCCAAGACCAACTGGTCCTTCCTGCTGCTCCGCACCGAATCCGGCCTGACCGGCACGGGCGAATGCACCCTCTCCGACCATGAGGCTGGCCTCGCCGCCGAGGCCGCGCGGCTCGCGGCCCGCCTCACGGGGGAGGATGCGGCTTCCCGCAACCGCCTGGCCCGCCTGCTGCCGCATGCGCCGGGCGGCCTGGTCACGCACAGCCTCGTCTCCGCGCTGGAACAGGCGCTGTGGGACCTGGCGGGGCAGGAAGCGGGCCGGCCCATCCATGCCATGCTGGGCGGCGCCCTGCGCCCCGCCGTGCCGCTCTACGCCAACATCAACCGCGGTGCCGATCCCCGCACGCCGGAGGGCTTCGCCACCGCCGCGCGCCGCGCCGTGGCGGCCGGCTTCCGCGCCGTGAAGCTCGCCCCCTTCGAGCCGATGGTCTGGGAGGATGCCGCCAACCCCGGCCAGCGCGCCGCCTATGCGGAGGGCCTCGCCCGCATCGCCGCCGTGCGCGAGGCCGTGGGCCCTGACCTCAACGTGATGGTGGACGCGCATTGGCGCTTCTCGCCCGGCGGCGCGGCCGGCTTGATCCGCGACCTCGCGCCCCTCAACCTCTTCTGGCTGGAATGCCCCGTCGCCGAGGCCAACCACGCCGAGATCCGCCGCCTGCGCGGCCTCGCCAATGAACGCGGCATGCGCCTCGCCGGCGCCGAGACGCTGGCCGGCCTCGCCGCCTATCGCACCGTCATCGAGGCCGGCTGCTACGACGTGCTGATGCCCGACATCAAATACGCGGGCGGGCATGAGGAGATCCGCCGCATCGCGGCCCTCGCCCAGACCGCCGGCATCGAGATCGCGCCGCACAACCCGACCGGGCCCATCTGCCACGGCCACTCCGTGCAGCTCTGCGCGACGCTGCCCAACCTGCTGCCGCTGGAAGTGCAATTCGGCGAGACGGAGCGCTTCTTCACCATGACCACGGGCGCGGACCAGCGCTTCCTCCAGGGCGCGGCCCCGCTCCCCGCCGCGCCTGGCCTTGGGCTCGCGCTCGATGAAGCCGGCGCGCGCGCCACGCCCTGGCAGCCCATGGCGCGCCCCTGGCTCGATCCGCGCCTCGGCTGA
- a CDS encoding ArgE/DapE family deacylase, with product MPDKSIRNRLSDAVDRAFDEQVRFLADIVRHPSLRGREAPLQDHMARWFNARGYSVDRFSLADVPLAEHAKASPMVDVDPAGSFQVVASRRCASPTGRSLIIQGHIDVVPEGPAEMWSFPPYGGTVKDGWLYGRGANDMKAGVSAMCFAMEALRGAGFAPAADVHLQTVTEEESTGNGALATLLRGYRAEACLIPEPTGGTITRAHTGTMWFRLKVRGVPVHVAVAQSGSNAIMSAYHLIQALQEHTRALNEVAKTHPWYAQVQDPIKFNPGQIRGGDWASSTPAWCEVDCRIGLLPGQDVAECQRGVEQAVAAAARGDHFLSNNPPEVQWHGFLADGFVLEPGSEAEAILAEAHRAAFGTEMGARITTAVNDTRFYGLYFDMPALCYGPKGENNHGFDERTNLEQLRTTTLAMACFIADWCGLQPLE from the coding sequence ATGCCCGACAAGTCCATCCGCAACCGCCTCAGCGACGCCGTGGACCGCGCCTTCGACGAGCAGGTCCGCTTCCTGGCCGACATCGTCCGCCACCCCTCGCTGCGCGGGCGCGAGGCGCCGCTGCAGGACCACATGGCGCGCTGGTTCAACGCGCGCGGCTACAGCGTGGACCGCTTCTCGCTCGCCGATGTCCCGCTCGCCGAGCACGCCAAGGCGAGCCCCATGGTGGATGTGGACCCCGCCGGCTCCTTCCAGGTCGTCGCTTCGCGGCGCTGCGCCTCGCCCACCGGCCGCAGCCTCATCATCCAGGGCCATATCGATGTCGTGCCCGAGGGCCCGGCCGAGATGTGGAGCTTCCCGCCCTATGGCGGCACGGTGAAGGATGGCTGGCTCTACGGCCGCGGCGCGAATGACATGAAGGCCGGCGTCTCGGCCATGTGCTTCGCCATGGAGGCGCTGCGCGGCGCGGGCTTCGCCCCGGCCGCCGATGTCCACCTGCAGACCGTGACCGAGGAGGAGAGCACCGGCAATGGCGCGCTCGCCACGCTGCTGCGCGGCTACCGCGCCGAGGCCTGCCTGATCCCCGAGCCGACCGGCGGCACCATCACCCGCGCGCATACCGGCACGATGTGGTTCCGCCTCAAGGTGCGCGGCGTGCCCGTGCATGTCGCGGTCGCGCAATCGGGCAGCAATGCGATCATGAGCGCCTATCACCTGATCCAGGCGCTGCAGGAGCACACCCGCGCGCTGAACGAGGTGGCGAAGACCCACCCCTGGTACGCGCAGGTGCAGGACCCCATCAAGTTCAACCCGGGGCAGATCCGCGGCGGCGACTGGGCCAGCTCCACGCCGGCCTGGTGCGAGGTGGATTGCCGCATCGGCCTCTTGCCCGGGCAGGACGTGGCCGAATGCCAGCGCGGCGTGGAGCAGGCGGTGGCCGCCGCCGCGCGGGGCGACCATTTCCTCTCCAACAACCCGCCCGAGGTGCAGTGGCACGGCTTCCTGGCCGATGGCTTCGTCCTCGAGCCGGGCAGCGAGGCCGAGGCGATCCTGGCCGAGGCGCATCGCGCGGCCTTCGGCACGGAGATGGGGGCCCGCATCACGACCGCGGTGAACGACACGCGATTCTACGGCCTGTATTTCGACATGCCGGCCCTCTGCTACGGCCCGAAGGGCGAGAACAACCACGGCTTCGACGAGCGCACCAACCTCGAGCAGCTGCGGACCACCACCCTCGCCATGGCCTGCTTCATCGCCGATTGGTGCGGCCTGCAGCCCCTGGAATAG
- a CDS encoding Bug family tripartite tricarboxylate transporter substrate binding protein, translated as MFGRRTGLGVMGALLAAPALAQAWPTRPIRLIVPDTPGTGNDTTARLVAPLLEAALGQPWVVENRPGAGGRIGVEAAFRAAPDGTTFLLGNAGSNGINAAIYRDLPYDLLTAFDPVSLLVVGPNTLFVNPRQIPVNSVAELIAWVRARPGQLSYASAGIGSSAHMSMALFLNRTGLDIQHVPYRGAAGLAQAVVTGEAPVAFANLVNIMPQARSGEVRLLAVTSRTRDPGLPEIPSMEEAGLPGFETLAWNALFAPRGTPGGIRERLGRELAKLREDATLAERIRLLGGALVVSTPAELRARVTADIGQWRRLAEAANIQAQ; from the coding sequence ATGTTCGGACGGCGCACGGGCTTGGGCGTGATGGGCGCGCTGCTGGCGGCCCCCGCCCTGGCGCAGGCCTGGCCCACCCGCCCCATCCGCCTCATCGTCCCCGACACGCCCGGCACCGGCAATGACACGACGGCCCGCCTCGTCGCCCCCCTGCTGGAGGCGGCGCTCGGCCAGCCCTGGGTGGTGGAGAACCGCCCCGGCGCAGGCGGACGCATCGGCGTCGAGGCCGCCTTCCGCGCCGCGCCGGACGGCACGACCTTCCTGCTCGGCAATGCCGGTTCCAACGGCATCAACGCCGCCATCTACCGCGACCTGCCCTATGACCTACTCACCGCCTTCGATCCCGTCTCGCTGCTGGTGGTCGGCCCCAACACGCTCTTCGTGAATCCGCGACAGATTCCGGTGAACAGCGTGGCGGAGCTGATCGCCTGGGTGCGCGCGCGGCCGGGGCAGCTCAGCTACGCCTCGGCCGGCATCGGCTCCTCGGCGCACATGTCCATGGCGCTCTTCCTGAACCGCACCGGGCTCGACATCCAGCACGTGCCCTATCGGGGGGCCGCCGGCCTGGCCCAGGCCGTCGTCACGGGCGAGGCGCCGGTCGCCTTCGCCAATCTCGTGAACATCATGCCCCAGGCGCGCAGCGGCGAGGTGCGGCTGCTCGCCGTCACCTCCCGCACGCGCGATCCCGGCCTGCCGGAGATCCCCAGCATGGAGGAAGCGGGCCTGCCCGGCTTCGAGACGCTGGCCTGGAACGCCCTCTTCGCCCCGCGCGGCACGCCGGGCGGAATCCGCGAAAGGCTGGGGCGCGAACTGGCGAAGCTGCGGGAGGATGCGACGCTGGCCGAGCGCATCCGCCTGCTCGGCGGCGCGCTGGTGGTCTCCACCCCGGCCGAGCTGCGGGCCCGGGTCACGGCCGATATCGGCCAATGGCGCCGGCTGGCCGAGGCCGCGAACATCCAGGCGCAGTGA
- a CDS encoding ribonucleotide-diphosphate reductase subunit beta has translation MADGISIDELPVKFDLLTSNPVYKPFRYPWAYEAWLQQQRIHWLPEEVPLADDVKDWQKNLTPGEKNLLTQIFRFFTQADVEVNNCYMKQYSQVFKPTEVLMMMSAFSNTETIHIAAYSHLLDTIGMPETEYTAFLKYKEMKDKYDYMHAFSVDNKVEIAKTLAAFGAFTEGLQLFASFAILMNFPRFNKMKGMGQVVSWSVRDETLHCLSVIRLFRTFVQENPEIWTEELRRDLYLICATIVDHEDAFIDLAFELGGVEGLTAEDVKKYIRFIADRRLQQLGLESLYHIEKNPLPWLDEMLNAIEHTNFFENRATEYSKASTEGSWEEAFADGTFTSAQPEGAIELDARH, from the coding sequence ATGGCTGACGGCATTTCGATCGACGAGCTTCCCGTGAAGTTCGACCTCCTGACCTCCAACCCGGTCTACAAGCCCTTCCGCTACCCCTGGGCCTATGAGGCCTGGCTGCAGCAGCAGCGCATCCATTGGCTGCCGGAGGAGGTGCCGCTCGCCGATGACGTGAAGGATTGGCAGAAGAACCTGACGCCCGGTGAGAAGAACCTGCTGACGCAGATCTTCCGCTTCTTCACCCAGGCGGATGTCGAGGTGAACAACTGCTACATGAAGCAGTACAGCCAGGTCTTCAAGCCGACCGAAGTGCTGATGATGATGTCGGCCTTCTCGAACACCGAGACGATCCACATCGCCGCCTACAGCCACCTGCTCGACACCATCGGCATGCCCGAGACCGAGTACACCGCCTTCCTCAAATACAAGGAGATGAAGGACAAGTACGACTACATGCATGCCTTCTCGGTGGACAACAAGGTCGAGATCGCGAAGACACTGGCCGCCTTCGGCGCCTTCACCGAGGGGCTGCAGCTCTTCGCCTCCTTCGCCATCCTCATGAACTTCCCGCGCTTCAACAAGATGAAGGGCATGGGCCAGGTCGTCTCCTGGTCGGTGCGTGACGAGACGCTGCACTGCCTCTCCGTCATCCGCCTCTTCCGCACCTTCGTGCAGGAGAACCCCGAGATCTGGACCGAGGAGCTGCGCCGCGACCTCTACCTGATCTGCGCCACCATCGTGGACCACGAGGACGCCTTCATCGACCTCGCCTTCGAGCTGGGCGGCGTGGAGGGCCTCACGGCCGAGGATGTGAAGAAGTACATCCGCTTCATCGCCGATCGCCGCCTGCAACAGCTGGGCCTCGAATCCCTCTACCACATCGAGAAGAACCCGCTGCCTTGGCTGGATGAGATGCTCAACGCCATCGAGCACACGAACTTCTTCGAGAACCGCGCGACGGAATACTCCAAGGCCTCGACCGAAGGTTCGTGGGAGGAGGCCTTCGCCGACGGCACCTTCACCTCGGCCCAGCCCGAGGGCGCGATCGAGCTCGACGCCCGGCACTGA
- a CDS encoding ribonucleoside-diphosphate reductase subunit alpha, translated as MFDAVQLQGHFQVQVDRSRDSLLTDFGRATLDDRYLLPGESYQDLFARVASAYGDDAAHSQRLYDYISKLWFMPATPVLSNGGTTRGLPISCFLNEANDSLDSIVGLWNENVWLASKGGGIGSYWGNLRSLGEKVGQNGKTSGIVPFIRVMDSLTLAISQGSLRRGSAAVYLPVSHPEIEEFIEIRRPTGGDPNRKALNLHHGILLSDKFMRAVEADEAWALTSPKDGAVVRTISARSLWIRMLTARIETGEPYFIFSDHVNNARPEHHKLAGLEVKTSNLCSEITLPTGIDQHGEQRTAVCCLSSLNLETWMEWKDDPLFITDVMRFLDNVLQNFIDTAPDSMAKARYSAMRERSVGLGVMGFHSFLQGMGVPFESVIAKVWNKKMFRHIRTQADNASRLLAEERGPCPDAAEYGFMERFSNKMAIAPTASISIICGGASPGIEPIAANVYNHKTLSGSYIVRNPYLKKVLEQHGRDDADTWTSITVSKGSVQHLDFLTEQEKAVFKTAFELDQRWVVEHAADRTPFICQAQSLNLFLPANVHKRDLHQIHMMAWKKGVKSLYYCRSLSIQRADTVSEKVVGQSDVMTRHKDDAVLPLQAPAPASTNYEECLACQ; from the coding sequence GTGTTCGATGCCGTTCAGCTTCAGGGCCATTTCCAGGTGCAGGTGGATCGCAGCCGCGACTCCCTGCTGACGGATTTCGGGCGCGCGACGCTCGATGACCGCTACCTCCTGCCGGGCGAGTCCTACCAGGACCTCTTCGCCCGCGTGGCATCCGCCTATGGCGATGACGCGGCGCATTCGCAGCGCCTCTATGACTACATCAGCAAGCTCTGGTTCATGCCGGCGACGCCCGTGCTGTCCAATGGCGGCACCACGCGCGGCCTGCCCATCTCCTGCTTCCTGAATGAGGCGAATGACAGCCTCGACTCCATCGTCGGCCTCTGGAACGAGAATGTCTGGCTCGCCTCCAAGGGCGGCGGCATCGGCTCCTACTGGGGCAATCTCCGCTCGCTGGGCGAGAAGGTCGGCCAGAACGGCAAGACCTCGGGCATCGTGCCCTTCATCCGCGTGATGGACAGCCTGACGCTCGCCATCTCCCAGGGCTCGCTGCGCCGCGGCTCGGCCGCCGTGTATCTCCCCGTCTCCCACCCGGAGATCGAGGAATTCATCGAGATCCGCCGCCCGACCGGCGGTGATCCGAACCGCAAGGCGCTGAACCTGCACCACGGCATCCTCCTGTCGGACAAGTTCATGCGCGCGGTCGAGGCCGATGAGGCCTGGGCGCTCACCTCGCCCAAGGACGGCGCCGTGGTGCGCACCATCTCGGCCCGCTCGCTCTGGATCCGCATGCTCACCGCCCGCATCGAGACGGGCGAGCCCTACTTCATCTTCTCGGACCACGTGAACAACGCGCGGCCCGAGCACCACAAGCTCGCGGGGCTGGAGGTGAAGACCTCCAACCTCTGCTCGGAGATCACGCTCCCCACCGGCATCGACCAGCATGGCGAGCAGCGCACGGCCGTGTGCTGCCTCTCCTCGCTGAACCTCGAGACCTGGATGGAGTGGAAGGACGATCCGCTCTTCATCACCGACGTGATGCGCTTCCTGGACAACGTCCTGCAGAACTTCATCGACACCGCGCCGGACAGCATGGCCAAGGCCCGCTACTCCGCGATGCGTGAGCGTTCGGTCGGCCTCGGCGTGATGGGCTTCCACTCCTTCCTGCAAGGGATGGGCGTGCCCTTCGAGAGCGTGATCGCGAAGGTCTGGAACAAGAAGATGTTCCGCCACATCCGCACCCAGGCCGACAACGCCTCCCGCCTGCTGGCCGAGGAGCGTGGCCCCTGCCCGGATGCCGCCGAATACGGCTTCATGGAGCGCTTCTCGAACAAGATGGCGATCGCGCCGACGGCGTCCATCTCCATCATCTGCGGCGGCGCCTCGCCCGGCATCGAGCCGATCGCGGCGAACGTCTACAACCACAAGACGCTCTCAGGCTCCTACATCGTGCGCAACCCCTACCTGAAGAAGGTGCTGGAGCAGCACGGCCGCGACGACGCCGATACCTGGACGAGCATCACCGTCAGCAAGGGCTCGGTGCAGCACCTCGACTTCCTGACCGAGCAGGAAAAGGCCGTCTTCAAGACCGCCTTCGAGCTCGACCAGCGCTGGGTGGTGGAACACGCTGCCGATCGCACGCCCTTCATCTGCCAGGCGCAATCGCTCAACCTCTTCCTGCCCGCGAACGTCCACAAGCGGGACCTGCACCAGATCCACATGATGGCGTGGAAGAAGGGCGTGAAGTCGCTCTACTACTGCCGCAGCCTCTCCATCCAGCGCGCCGACACGGTGAGCGAAAAGGTGGTGGGCCAGAGCGACGTGATGACGCGCCACAAGGATGACGCGGTGCTGCCGCTGCAAGCACCGGCACCGGCGAGCACCAATTATGAAGAGTGCCTGGCCTGCCAGTGA
- a CDS encoding response regulator transcription factor produces the protein MSGPTRLALVEDDPLQRRIVSEYLAQHGLRPATFASGAEFKREHAQSLPDLALFDVHLNEAEDGFALARWARARSSRMGIIMLTAAGDTVDRVVGLESGADDYVTKPFEPRELLARIKALLRRAAEAPPPPPLLTEMRVGTARLNLERRVLILADGTEDALSASEFDLLALLVKHPNRPLTREWLLETAAHREAEVFDRAIDNRIMRLRRKIEADPSKPEAIRSVRGVGYIFVPPKD, from the coding sequence ATGAGCGGGCCAACGCGGCTCGCCCTGGTCGAGGATGATCCGCTGCAGCGGCGGATCGTCAGCGAATATCTGGCGCAGCACGGCCTGCGCCCGGCCACCTTCGCCTCGGGCGCGGAGTTCAAGCGCGAGCACGCGCAATCCCTGCCCGACCTCGCGCTCTTCGACGTCCATCTGAACGAGGCGGAGGACGGCTTCGCCCTCGCCCGGTGGGCGCGCGCCCGCTCCTCGCGCATGGGCATCATCATGCTGACCGCGGCGGGCGACACGGTGGACCGCGTGGTGGGCCTCGAATCGGGCGCCGATGACTACGTCACCAAGCCCTTCGAACCGCGCGAGCTGCTGGCCCGCATCAAGGCCCTGCTGCGCCGCGCGGCCGAGGCGCCGCCGCCGCCGCCCCTGCTGACCGAGATGCGCGTCGGCACCGCGCGCCTCAACCTGGAGCGCCGCGTTCTGATCCTGGCCGACGGCACGGAGGATGCGCTCTCGGCCAGCGAGTTCGACCTGCTGGCGCTGCTGGTGAAGCACCCCAACCGCCCGCTTACCCGCGAATGGCTGCTGGAGACGGCGGCGCATCGCGAGGCCGAGGTCTTCGACCGCGCGATCGACAACCGCATCATGCGCCTGCGCCGCAAGATCGAGGCCGACCCCTCCAAGCCCGAGGCCATCCGCTCGGTCCGCGGCGTGGGCTACATCTTCGTCCCCCCCAAGGACTGA
- the htpG gene encoding molecular chaperone HtpG — MSETVERHEFGAEVGRLLDLVVHALYSEREIFLRELVANAADAVDRRRFEALTNEALALPAEAKLRITPDKAARTLTISDAGIGMGKAELAQHLGTIARSGTRAFAQSLAEAPAGEKPSLIGQFGVGFYSAFMVAERVEVTSRRAGTEEAWLWASEGKGDYTLAPAERADAGTDIVLHMKADAEEFLEPFRLSAIIRKWADHIAIPIMVVKDGKEEPANEGTALWQKPKSEVSEESYTEFYRHLGHMFDSPWATLHWRAEGALDFSALLFIPGMKPFQAVEEERKSPVRLHVRRMFITDEAELLPPFLRFVQGVVDTEDLPLNVSREMLQATPVLARIRRAVTNRVLSELKSKAKDAEGYAKFWENFGTVLKEGVWEPGEHQKDVAALLRFRSTAVEGWTSLADYVSRMKEGQEAIHILVGDDAAALAKSPQLEGYRARGLEVLLLSDQIDAFWPERLGSFEEKPIRSITQGAAKLTPAEGEEAAPDVSALLERLKTALSEHVSEVRATDRLVESAAVLAAGEFGPDLAMQRLLRRAGRGFAGGLPVLEVNPRHALIRKLAEGEFDDAALAEQAGLIFDLARLQDGDSPRDPADFARRVAAALAG, encoded by the coding sequence ATGAGCGAGACGGTGGAACGGCACGAATTCGGCGCGGAGGTGGGGCGGCTGCTCGACCTCGTCGTGCATGCGCTCTACTCGGAGCGCGAGATCTTCCTGCGCGAGCTGGTGGCGAACGCGGCCGATGCGGTGGACCGCCGCCGCTTCGAAGCGCTGACCAACGAGGCGCTGGCCCTGCCGGCCGAGGCCAAGCTCCGCATCACGCCCGACAAGGCCGCGCGGACGCTGACCATCAGCGATGCCGGCATCGGCATGGGCAAGGCCGAGCTGGCGCAGCATCTGGGCACCATCGCGCGTTCCGGCACGCGCGCCTTCGCGCAAAGCCTGGCGGAAGCGCCGGCCGGCGAGAAGCCGAGCCTGATCGGCCAGTTCGGCGTGGGCTTCTACTCGGCCTTCATGGTGGCCGAGCGCGTCGAGGTCACCTCGCGCCGCGCGGGGACCGAGGAGGCCTGGCTCTGGGCCTCGGAGGGCAAGGGCGACTACACGCTGGCGCCGGCCGAGCGTGCCGATGCGGGCACCGATATCGTGCTGCACATGAAGGCCGATGCGGAGGAGTTCCTGGAGCCCTTCCGGCTGAGTGCCATCATCCGCAAATGGGCGGACCACATCGCCATCCCCATCATGGTCGTGAAGGATGGGAAGGAGGAGCCGGCCAATGAGGGCACCGCGCTCTGGCAGAAGCCGAAATCCGAGGTGAGCGAGGAGAGCTACACCGAGTTCTACCGCCATCTCGGCCACATGTTCGACAGCCCCTGGGCCACGCTGCATTGGCGGGCGGAGGGCGCGCTGGATTTCTCGGCCCTGCTCTTCATCCCCGGCATGAAGCCCTTCCAGGCGGTGGAGGAGGAGCGCAAGAGCCCGGTGCGGCTGCATGTGCGCCGCATGTTCATCACCGACGAGGCGGAGCTGCTGCCGCCCTTCCTGCGCTTCGTGCAGGGCGTGGTGGACACGGAGGACCTGCCGCTCAACGTCTCGCGCGAGATGCTGCAGGCCACACCCGTGCTGGCGCGCATCCGCCGCGCCGTCACCAACCGCGTGCTCTCCGAGCTGAAGAGCAAGGCGAAGGATGCCGAGGGCTACGCCAAGTTCTGGGAGAATTTCGGCACCGTCCTGAAGGAGGGCGTCTGGGAGCCGGGCGAGCACCAGAAGGATGTGGCGGCCCTGCTGCGCTTCCGCTCGACCGCGGTGGAGGGCTGGACCTCGCTCGCCGACTACGTCTCCCGCATGAAGGAGGGGCAGGAGGCGATCCATATCCTGGTGGGCGATGATGCGGCGGCGCTGGCCAAGTCCCCGCAGCTCGAGGGGTATCGCGCGCGTGGGCTCGAGGTGCTGCTGCTCTCCGACCAGATCGACGCCTTCTGGCCTGAGCGCCTCGGCAGCTTCGAGGAGAAGCCGATCCGCAGCATCACCCAGGGCGCGGCCAAGCTCACACCGGCCGAGGGCGAGGAGGCCGCCCCGGATGTCTCGGCCCTGCTGGAGCGGCTGAAGACGGCGCTCTCCGAGCATGTCTCCGAGGTGCGGGCGACGGACCGCCTGGTGGAGAGTGCGGCGGTGCTGGCGGCCGGCGAATTCGGCCCCGACCTCGCCATGCAGCGGCTGCTGCGGCGGGCGGGGCGCGGCTTCGCGGGCGGCCTGCCCGTGCTGGAGGTGAACCCGCGCCACGCGCTGATCCGCAAGCTGGCGGAAGGGGAATTCGACGATGCGGCGCTGGCCGAACAGGCCGGGCTGATCTTCGACCTGGCCCGTTTGCAGGATGGCGACTCGCCGCGCGACCCGGCTGATTTCGCCCGGCGCGTGGCGGCGGCGCTGGCCGGCTGA
- a CDS encoding SDR family NAD(P)-dependent oxidoreductase, whose product MRFQGRTVLITGAGSVGPGWGNGRAAAVGFAAEGAQVIGVDRDPAAMAETAARIAEAGGRFEALTCDVTDHAAIAAMVADVAARHGAIHVLVNNVGGSARGGPVEMSEEVWDLQIDLNLKSVFLTCKHVLPRMVEQGGGAIVNLASTSGTRWTGAAQVAYAASKAAVIQFSRVVAVEYAGRGVRVNTVVPGQMHTPMVEARLAGQRTGGDVAALLAQRLRRIPLGFAGDGRDTAAAVLFLASEEARFITGTELVVDGGMSARCD is encoded by the coding sequence ATGCGCTTCCAGGGCAGGACCGTGCTCATCACCGGCGCGGGCTCGGTCGGGCCTGGCTGGGGCAATGGCCGCGCCGCCGCCGTGGGTTTCGCGGCGGAAGGCGCCCAGGTCATCGGCGTGGACCGCGACCCGGCGGCCATGGCCGAGACGGCGGCGCGCATCGCCGAGGCCGGCGGTCGCTTCGAGGCGCTGACCTGCGACGTGACGGACCATGCGGCCATCGCGGCCATGGTCGCGGACGTGGCCGCGCGCCATGGCGCGATCCATGTGCTGGTGAACAATGTCGGCGGTTCGGCCCGCGGCGGCCCGGTGGAGATGAGCGAGGAGGTCTGGGACCTCCAGATCGACCTCAACCTGAAGAGCGTCTTCCTCACCTGCAAGCATGTGCTGCCGCGCATGGTGGAACAGGGGGGCGGCGCGATCGTGAATCTCGCCTCCACCTCCGGCACGCGTTGGACCGGCGCGGCGCAGGTCGCCTATGCGGCCTCCAAGGCGGCGGTGATCCAGTTCTCCCGCGTCGTCGCCGTCGAATACGCGGGGCGCGGCGTGCGGGTGAACACGGTGGTGCCCGGGCAGATGCACACGCCGATGGTCGAGGCGCGGCTCGCCGGCCAGCGCACGGGCGGGGATGTGGCCGCGCTGCTCGCCCAGCGCCTGCGGCGCATCCCGCTCGGCTTCGCCGGCGATGGGCGGGACACGGCGGCCGCCGTGCTCTTCCTCGCCTCCGAGGAGGCGCGCTTCATCACCGGCACGGAGCTGGTGGTGGATGGGGGCATGTCCGCCCGCTGCGACTGA